From a region of the Cucumis sativus cultivar 9930 chromosome 6, Cucumber_9930_V3, whole genome shotgun sequence genome:
- the LOC101210597 gene encoding frataxin, mitochondrial codes for MGLPLIRGPFTMSSQTLTEVLRSLNFKPVDVAMAKLLPLRKLSRILKLPSYSSCSFRKFPHLLEASSPLIHIFNNVHQFHPPSFLRSFCSRPLDIVGDDSRGPATIDYSSLMQEGEFHRLADFAIQGLQEKLEEYGDNLQIDGFDVDYGNEVLTLRLGNLGTYVLNKQTPNRQIWLSSPLSGPSRFDWDQNSQTWIYRRNKANLLSLLETELTQLCGEPIDLS; via the exons ATGGGCTTGCCTCTTATTAGAGGCCCATTTACGATGTCTTCACAAACTCTGACCGAGGTGCTCCGCAGTTTGAACTTCAAGCCGGTGGATGTAGCGATGGCTAAACTGCTTCCACTGCGTAAGCTTTCAAGGATACTGAAACTGCCGTCTTATTCTTCTTGCTCTTTCAGAAAGTTCCCTCATCTTCTTGAAGCTTCGAGTCCTCTCATCCATATCTTCAATAATGTTCATCAATTTCATCCTCCGTCTTTTTTACGAAGTTTCTGCTCCCGCCCTCTGGATATAGTCGGTGATGATTCTCGAGGCCCGGCCACCATTGATTACag CTCTCTGATGCAGGAGGGAGAGTTTCACAGACTAGCTGATTTCGCAATACAGGGACTGCAAGAGAAATTAGAG GAATATGGTGATAATCTCCAAATTGATGGCTTTGACGTGGACTATGGG AATGAGGTACTGACCTTAAGGCTCGGCAATCTTGGCACTTATGTCTTGAACAAACAAACGCCAAACAGACAAATTTGGCTTTCTTCCCCTTTGAG TGGTCCATCAAGGTTTGATTGGGATCAGAACTCTCAGACTTGGATTTATAGGCGGAACAAAGCAAACCTGTTGAGTCTTTTAGAAACTGAATTGACGCAGCTTTGTGGTGAGCCAATTGATCTTTCTTGA
- the LOC101211087 gene encoding protein ROOT HAIR SPECIFIC 17 isoform X1, with product MTAKKRRNEADTTLAGLHQLLRDVFFRRRRFYYHIFPLISALAGCVFLCFVALFLLLSSPVVHRDQLHLTLFHGGTSRDQGIEGVSNSGLELKSSFDVSESEERFVRDVWVTDQSSFFYGCSNASKKFTPAAEKTDPDRYLLITTSGGLNQQRTGITDAVVAAYILNATLVVPKLDQNSFWKDSSNFAEVFDVDWFIKYLSKDVQIVKKLPIKVGKPLTPHSMRVPRKCDPKCYETHVLPVLKKKHAVRLGKFDYRLSNKLTTDLQKLRCRVNYHALKFTDEINEMGKILVERMRKKSKHFIALHLRFEPDMLAFSGCYYGGGEIERQELGQIRKRWKSLHASNPDKERRQGRCPLTPEEVALMLQGLGFQSDVHLYVASGEVYGGEKTLAPLKVMFPNFHTKETLASQEELAPFSSFSSRMAALDFIVCDESNVFVTNNNGNMAKILAGRRRYFGHKPTIRPNTKKLYRLFTDRHNMTWQQFSSKVQAYQVGFMGEPNEVKPGRGEFHENPSACICEDSNSNERRNPSVVNKINDNHRENVKESNNNLINEQAGTEEEQDWTGLEFLEVVGDLGEKRLGSITDSDVGVQAKTEGTELEELFSD from the exons ATGACGGCCAAGAAGCGGCGAAATGAAGCCGATACAACTCTCGCCGGTCTTCACCAGCTTCTACGTGACGTTTTCTTCCGTCGCCGCCGTTTCTACTACCATATCTTTCCGCTTATCTCTGCACTTGCTGGTTGTGTTTTCCTCTGCTTTGTTGCTCTCTTTCTCCTCCTTTCTTCCCCTGTTGTTCATCGTGATCAGCTTCACTTAACTCTCTTTCATGGCGGAACCTCG AGAGACCAAGGCATTGAGGGTGTATCGAATTCTGGTTTGGAATTGAAATCATCCTTCGATGTTTCG GAAAGTGAAGAGAGATTTGTACGTGATGTGTGGGTTACAGATCAATCCAGTTTCTTCTATGGTTGTAGCAATGCCAGCAAGAAGTTCACAC CCGCCGCTGAGAAAACCGATCCCGATAGATACTTGTTGATTACTACAAGCGGAGGCCTTAATCAACAAAGAACTGGG ATAACAGATGCTGTTGTTGCAgcttatattttgaatgcCACTTTAGTTGTTCCCAAGTTGGATCAAAACTCATTTTGGAAGGATAGCAG CAATTTTGCAGAAGTTTTTGATGTGGACTGGTTTATTAAATATCTCTCAAAAGATgttcaaattgtaaaaaaattgcCAATCAAAGTTGGGAAACCTTTGACTCCTCATAGCATGCGTGTTCCGAGGAAATGTGATCCAAAATGCTACGAGACACATGTTCTTCCTGTTCTTAAAAAGAAGCAT GCTGTTCGGCttggaaaatttgattatagGCTTTCAAATAAGTTGACAACTGACTTACAGAAATTGAGATGCAGAGTTAACTATCATGCTTTAAAGTTTACTGATGAGATCAATGAAATGGGGAAAATATTGGTTGagagaatgagaaagaaaagcaaacaTTTTATTGCCCTACATCTGAG GTTTGAGCCTGACATGCTTGCATTTTCTGGATGTTATTATGGTGGAGGAGAAATTGAAAGGCAAGAACTTGGACAGATTcgaaaaagatggaaaagttTGCAC GCTAGCAATCCAGATAAGGAACGAAGGCAAGGAAGATGCCCTCTCACTCCGGAAGAAGTCGCCCTCATGCTTCAAGGGCTGGGATTTCAAAGCGACGTACACCTTTATGTGGCATCTGGTGAAGTGTATGGAGGGGAGAAAACTCTAGCTCCACTCAAAGTAATGTTTCCAAATTTCCATACTAAGGAGACTCTAGCTAGCCAGGAAGAGTTGgcaccattttcttcattttcttctcgtATGGCTGCTCTAGACTTCATTGTTTGCGACGAAAGCAATGTTTTTGTCACAAACAACAATGGCAACATGGCAAAGATTTTAGCAGGTCGAAG GAGATACTTTGGTCACAAACCAACAATCCGACCAAACACTAAAAAGCTGTACCGACTCTTCACAGACCGACACAACATGACATGGCAACAATTTTCATCCAAGGTCCAAGCTTATCAAGTAGGATTCATGGGAGAGCCAAATGAGGTGAAGCCGGGAAGAGGCGAGTTCCATGAAAACCCATCAGCCTGCATTTGCGAGGATTCTAACTCAAATGAAAGGAGAAATCCATCTGTCGtgaacaaaattaatgacaaTCATAGAGAAAATGTTAAGGAAAGCAACaacaatttgataaatgaaCAAGCAGGAAcagaagaagaacaagattGGACAGGGTTGGAATTCTTAGAAGTTGTAGGCGATTTGGGAGAGAAAAGATTGGGGTCCATCACTGACTCTGATGTTGGTGTTCAAGCCAAGACTGAAGGAACAGAATTAGAAGAGTTATTTTCAGACTAA
- the LOC101211087 gene encoding protein ROOT HAIR SPECIFIC 17 isoform X2, translated as MTAKKRRNEADTTLAGLHQLLRDVFFRRRRFYYHIFPLISALAGCVFLCFVALFLLLSSPVVHRDQLHLTLFHGGTSESEERFVRDVWVTDQSSFFYGCSNASKKFTPAAEKTDPDRYLLITTSGGLNQQRTGITDAVVAAYILNATLVVPKLDQNSFWKDSSNFAEVFDVDWFIKYLSKDVQIVKKLPIKVGKPLTPHSMRVPRKCDPKCYETHVLPVLKKKHAVRLGKFDYRLSNKLTTDLQKLRCRVNYHALKFTDEINEMGKILVERMRKKSKHFIALHLRFEPDMLAFSGCYYGGGEIERQELGQIRKRWKSLHASNPDKERRQGRCPLTPEEVALMLQGLGFQSDVHLYVASGEVYGGEKTLAPLKVMFPNFHTKETLASQEELAPFSSFSSRMAALDFIVCDESNVFVTNNNGNMAKILAGRRRYFGHKPTIRPNTKKLYRLFTDRHNMTWQQFSSKVQAYQVGFMGEPNEVKPGRGEFHENPSACICEDSNSNERRNPSVVNKINDNHRENVKESNNNLINEQAGTEEEQDWTGLEFLEVVGDLGEKRLGSITDSDVGVQAKTEGTELEELFSD; from the exons ATGACGGCCAAGAAGCGGCGAAATGAAGCCGATACAACTCTCGCCGGTCTTCACCAGCTTCTACGTGACGTTTTCTTCCGTCGCCGCCGTTTCTACTACCATATCTTTCCGCTTATCTCTGCACTTGCTGGTTGTGTTTTCCTCTGCTTTGTTGCTCTCTTTCTCCTCCTTTCTTCCCCTGTTGTTCATCGTGATCAGCTTCACTTAACTCTCTTTCATGGCGGAACCTCG GAAAGTGAAGAGAGATTTGTACGTGATGTGTGGGTTACAGATCAATCCAGTTTCTTCTATGGTTGTAGCAATGCCAGCAAGAAGTTCACAC CCGCCGCTGAGAAAACCGATCCCGATAGATACTTGTTGATTACTACAAGCGGAGGCCTTAATCAACAAAGAACTGGG ATAACAGATGCTGTTGTTGCAgcttatattttgaatgcCACTTTAGTTGTTCCCAAGTTGGATCAAAACTCATTTTGGAAGGATAGCAG CAATTTTGCAGAAGTTTTTGATGTGGACTGGTTTATTAAATATCTCTCAAAAGATgttcaaattgtaaaaaaattgcCAATCAAAGTTGGGAAACCTTTGACTCCTCATAGCATGCGTGTTCCGAGGAAATGTGATCCAAAATGCTACGAGACACATGTTCTTCCTGTTCTTAAAAAGAAGCAT GCTGTTCGGCttggaaaatttgattatagGCTTTCAAATAAGTTGACAACTGACTTACAGAAATTGAGATGCAGAGTTAACTATCATGCTTTAAAGTTTACTGATGAGATCAATGAAATGGGGAAAATATTGGTTGagagaatgagaaagaaaagcaaacaTTTTATTGCCCTACATCTGAG GTTTGAGCCTGACATGCTTGCATTTTCTGGATGTTATTATGGTGGAGGAGAAATTGAAAGGCAAGAACTTGGACAGATTcgaaaaagatggaaaagttTGCAC GCTAGCAATCCAGATAAGGAACGAAGGCAAGGAAGATGCCCTCTCACTCCGGAAGAAGTCGCCCTCATGCTTCAAGGGCTGGGATTTCAAAGCGACGTACACCTTTATGTGGCATCTGGTGAAGTGTATGGAGGGGAGAAAACTCTAGCTCCACTCAAAGTAATGTTTCCAAATTTCCATACTAAGGAGACTCTAGCTAGCCAGGAAGAGTTGgcaccattttcttcattttcttctcgtATGGCTGCTCTAGACTTCATTGTTTGCGACGAAAGCAATGTTTTTGTCACAAACAACAATGGCAACATGGCAAAGATTTTAGCAGGTCGAAG GAGATACTTTGGTCACAAACCAACAATCCGACCAAACACTAAAAAGCTGTACCGACTCTTCACAGACCGACACAACATGACATGGCAACAATTTTCATCCAAGGTCCAAGCTTATCAAGTAGGATTCATGGGAGAGCCAAATGAGGTGAAGCCGGGAAGAGGCGAGTTCCATGAAAACCCATCAGCCTGCATTTGCGAGGATTCTAACTCAAATGAAAGGAGAAATCCATCTGTCGtgaacaaaattaatgacaaTCATAGAGAAAATGTTAAGGAAAGCAACaacaatttgataaatgaaCAAGCAGGAAcagaagaagaacaagattGGACAGGGTTGGAATTCTTAGAAGTTGTAGGCGATTTGGGAGAGAAAAGATTGGGGTCCATCACTGACTCTGATGTTGGTGTTCAAGCCAAGACTGAAGGAACAGAATTAGAAGAGTTATTTTCAGACTAA
- the LOC101212709 gene encoding calcium-binding protein KRP1, with protein sequence MSKKGGANFQDLLPVMAEKLGGEGLIKELCNGFEVLMDKEKGVITLESLRRNSWLLGVRDMAEEELLSMMREGDLDGDGALNQMEFCVLMFRLSPDLMQHSLYWLQLALENEF encoded by the coding sequence atgtcgAAAAAGGGTGGTGCTAATTTCCAGGATTTGCTTCCGGTAATGGCAGAGAAATTGGGGGGAGAGGGGCTGATAAAGGAGCTGTGTAATGGTTTTGAAGTACTGATGGACAAAGAGAAAGGGGTGATCACATTGGAGAGCCTTAGGAGAAACTCTTGGCTTTTGGGTGTGCGTGACATGGCTGAGGAAGAGCTTCTTAGCATGATGAGGGAAGGCGACTTGGATGGCGATGGCGCTTTGAATCAAATGgagttttgtgttttgatgTTCAGATTAAGCCCTGACTTGATGCAACACTCTTTGTATTGGCTTCAACTTGCTCTCGAAAACGAGTTTTAA